A single window of Pieris napi chromosome 8, ilPieNapi1.2, whole genome shotgun sequence DNA harbors:
- the LOC125051804 gene encoding deoxyuridine 5'-triphosphate nucleotidohydrolase — MQAQGEVILKFSRLSEHAFPPVKGSEKAAGYDLKSAYNYTVPARGKELIKTDLQIELPSKCYGRVAPRSGLAVKNFIDVGAGVIDEDYRGNIGVVLFNHSDQDFVVKKGDRIAQLICERIYYPTLQEVSNLSETNRGDGGFGSTGSQ, encoded by the exons ATGCAAGCCCAGGGCGAAGTCATTTTGAAATTCAGCCGGCTTTCTGAACATGCTTTCCCGCCAGTCAAAGGTTCAGAAAAGGCAGCTGGTTATGACTTGAAAAg tgCATACAACTATACTGTTCCTGCAAGGGGTAAGGAACTAATCAAAACAGACCTGCAAATAGAGCTACCATCTAAATGCTATGGCAGAGTTGCACCACGCTCAGGATTAGCTgtcaaaaattttatagatGTTGGAG CTGGTGTTATAGATGAAGACTACAGAGGTAATATTGGGGTGGTTCTTTTCAACCATTCTGATCAAGATTTTGTCGTCAAGAAGGGTGACAGAATTGCACAGCTTATATGTGAGAGGATTTACTATCCTACATTGCAAGAAGTTTCTAATTTATCTGAAACTAACAGGGGAGATGGAGGGTTTGGTTCAACTGGAAGCcagtaa
- the LOC125052070 gene encoding ubiquitin-conjugating enzyme E2-17 kDa, with product MSTPARRRLMRDFKRLQEDPPTGVSGAPTDNNIMIWNAVIFGPHDTPFEDGTFKLTIEFTEEYPNKPPTVRFVSKMFHPNVYADGGICLDILQNRWSPTYDVSAILTSIQSLLSDPNPNSPANSMAAQLYKENRREYEKRVKACVEQSFID from the exons ATGTCAACTCCTGCCAGACGACGGCTAATGAGAGATTTTAAACG CCTTCAGGAAGATCCACCAACGGGAGTGTCAGGTGCACCCACcgacaataatataatgatcTGGAATGCTGTGATCTTTGGGCCTCATGACACTCCATTTGAGGATGGAACGTTTAAGCTTACTATTGAATTTACTGAAGAATACCCAAACAAGCCCCCAACAGTTCGTTTTGTATCTAAGATGTTTCACCCAAATGTCTATGCAGATGGTGGAATATGTTTAGACATATTGCAGAACAGATGGAGTCCTACTTATGATGTATCTGCAATTTTAACTTCTATTCAG tcTTTACTAAGTGACCCGAACCCTAACTCTCCAGCAAATTCAATGGCTGCTCAGCTTTATAAAGAGAACCGCCGAGAGTATGAAAAGCGGGTGAAAGCATGTGTAGAACAGTCTTTTATAGATTAA
- the LOC125052069 gene encoding uncharacterized protein LOC125052069, with translation MAERKFSTSTILLSVAAFILLSGVAAENECYWCGPLAEQVHRSRRAPPCDAPKAHVTTCDAGFPHCAIVATAPPYVESRYCVKIYQDECYLDFCNTTRTWKMTCPCKGNLCNGQNSDREESSFAELIATTQKDLKRRTKKSIKEPLVRSVQTEDKNAAMVDPDNVNKTVTEPGVNENDSDKFMPTFSTSRVTHQENGQVTSITGTSEENTAEEQNISVAVSTPYILESTVVKISESKKHAENLIKTSEKLPTAEALQSENSDTPSENEEVESTVSDDDVTTTDAALGTEQPTPRENSASGVYFNIYSLIFLLCAKL, from the exons ATGGCGGAAAGAAAGTTTTCAACATCAACAATTTTGCTGAGCGTTGCCGCGTTCATTTTGTTAAGTG GTGTTGCCGCGGAGAATGAATGCTACTGGTGCGGCCCTCTAGCGGAACAGGTCCACCGCAGTAGAAGAGCGCCACCTTGCGACGCTCCCAAAGCTCACGTGACAACGTGCGATGCAGGCTTCCCGCATTGTGCCATCGTCGCCACTGCACCGC CTTACGTTGAATCCAGATACTGCGTCAAAATCTATCAAGATGAGTGCTATCTAGATTTCTGTAATACCACGAGAACATGGAAAATGACATGCCCATGCAAGGGAAATCTCTGCAATGGACAAAACTCAGATCGAGAGGAATCGTCTTTCGCCGAACTTATCGCTACAACTCAAAAGGATCTTAAAAGAAGAACAAAAAAGAGTATAAAGGAACCTTTAGTACGCTCTGTACAAACTGAAGACAAGAACGCTGCGATGGTCGATCCCgataatgtaaacaaaacagTTACAGAGCCCGGGGTGAACGAAAATGACAGTGATAAATTTATGCCAACATTTAGTACATCAAGAGTCACTCATCAGGAAAATGGACAAGTTACTAGTATAACTGGCACGAGTGAAGAGAACACTGCAGAAGAACAGAATATTTCCGTAGCTGTAAGTACGCCTTATATTTTAGAATCCACAGTAGTAAAAATATCTGAAAGTAAGAAACATGCAGAAAATCTGATTAAAACTAGTGAAAAGTTGCCAACAGCCGAAGCATTGCAGAGCGAAAATTCTGATACTCCGAGTGAAAATGAAGAGGTTGAAAGTACAGTTAGCGACGATGATGTCACAACAACGGACGCCGCGTTAGGTACAGAGCAACCCACGCCGCGTGAAAACTCGGCTAGCGGCGtctactttaatatttattcattgatatttttactatGTGCAAAGTTGTAG
- the LOC125052066 gene encoding RNA exonuclease 1 homolog → MLPSTGYFKGINCPFFDTGLCERPYCHFRHVKREQNGDGIESGEILQKLVSAAVQKVLRQNETTGLPSTSQDNVTYVNGSNTQTGLVQVKATYSPTPIAELNKIHTESEVEDVVDKKRRHVPVPYTPRKPAALQIKRPVDTNGSKLYVAPIVQYTPGAESTQVDPYTPKGSIESSEKYLPGADAKIQEYLPNDLQETQVSNKHNYTPSDKYTSKSKIIEYKPAIVTKKCDVHAVKYQPTPKSLVPCFSSDEEEPEPKKRKISSDLNGFDDLGPEFDILDQILDEENKTDVLKTKDKKASFIENAIIINNNDKSKTKKCDNSISNKKSAKQNDKHKKSTKDSIHRTCYKSSHNNKEKEEKSKSQSSSSRLSKSKPLENKVSDKHTKSLSSRQSKSSSSRDKVKESKTHKESRSSRKSHNKHNKSHKKSKEKERKERKRDGSVSFSPDNDSLDGIDTLENEVLSDSDEETIAEECKRIFEEYVPQLKTKAVDESLCKQEVSDEGESYIPTKKRISRTIDKNIKIVPKPSIKPDFKKNAAQTMAERLSKIRKFHASKAEKDAIDVNVTKASKPEIKAISSPTISKVRIAHVPYASTLLTAKKSIAPPISKPIIKASTSFTSIQTVRKGEQRVAHVPNEKFIDRPGVLEPLGSKIPANIRSTYLNLMIDQCLNIYLSAVDAYARAQHEELTTSKKCSTVPIYKNSAVLAISRLKKELQETNGVKKSGNDCVALQKVPSSKNNTNSLGSWSIESRSKKTYDNIEQYTGAKFYSNIKKWVLTEEQLQLNGFPRTHSSGDKGRAIIYGQNKQKPPKGSIRTCCRCKKEYTINKKGFPIIKEECIYHPNNKYRVRGEVKYQCCSQDGSSDGCCVAESHVYEYVDFDNLKGFVKTLPPQREMDNYGIYSLDCEMCYTTYGLDLTRVTVINTECKVVYETLVKPLHPIIDYNTRYSGITEQHMSQVNTTLLEVQATLLSMFNSKTILIGHSLESDFKALKLIHDTVIDTSVLYPHKMGPPFKRALRNLSSEYLKKIIQNSVDGHDSAEDATVCMELLHYKLKEDLKTR, encoded by the coding sequence atgttaccaTCGACTGGCTATTTTAAAGGCATTAACTGTCCATTTTTTGATACCGGCCTGTGTGAACGACCCTATTGTCACTTTCGACATGTTAAAAGAGAACAAAACGGGGATGGAATTGAAAGTGGAGAGATACTACAAAAATTGGTTTCAGCAGCAGTGCAGAAGGTATTACGTCAGAATGAGACCACAGGATTGCCTTCAACTTCACAGGATAACGTTACTTACGTTAACGGATCCAATACACAGACTGGACTAGTGCAGGTGAAGGCGACCTATAGTCCTACGCCTATAGccgaattaaataaaattcacacTGAATCGGAAGTTGAAGATGTCGTTGATAAAAAACGCCGACATGTACCAGTGCCATATACTCCCCGAAAGCCAGCTGCACTTCAAATTAAAAGGCCTGTAGATACTAATGGATCTAAGTTATATGTAGCTCCAATTGTACAATATACTCCTGGAGCTGAAAGTACTCAAGTAGATCCCTACACTCCTAAAGGTTCTATAGAATCTAGTGAAAAGTATTTGCCTGGAGCAGATGCTAAAATTCAAGAGTATTTGCCTAACGATTTGCAGGAGACACAAGTATCtaacaaacataattatacaCCATCTGATAAATATACctctaaaagtaaaattatagaatataaaCCAGCAATTGTTACTAAAAAGTGTGATGTACATGCTGTAAAGTATCAACCAACACCAAAGTCCCTAGTTCCATGCTTTTCAAGTGATGAAGAAGAACCAGAACcaaaaaaacgtaaaatatCTAGTGATTTAAATGGGTTTGATGATTTAGGACCTGAATTTGACATTCTAGATCAAATACTTGATGAAGAAAACAAAACTgatgttttaaaaactaaagataaaaaagcttcatttatagaaaatgccattattattaataataatgataaaagtaaaactaaGAAATGTGATAATTCAATTTCTAACAAGAAAAGTGCAAAGCAAAatgataaacataaaaaaagtacAAAAGATTCAATCCACAGGACATGCTATAAGAGCtctcataataataaagaaaaagaagaaaaatccAAATCACAATCCTCTAGTTCTAGATTGTCAAAGTCTAAACCCTTAGAAAATAAAGTGTCagacaaacatacaaaatctTTATCTTCACGACAATCAAAAAGTAGTTCTTCAAGAGACAAAGTAAAAGAATCAAAGACACATAAAGAATCCAGGAGTTCCAGAAAAAGCCACAATAAACACAATAAGTCtcataaaaaatcaaaagaaaaggaaagaaaagaaagaaaaagagATGGTTCAGTTTCTTTTAGTCCAGATAACGATAGCTTAGATGGTATTGATACACTAGAAAATGAAGTATTATCGGATTCAGATGAAGAAACAATTGCAGAAGAATGTAAGAGAATTTTTGAAGAATATGTTCCAcaactaaaaacaaaagctGTTGATGAAAGTTTATGTAAACAAGAAGTTTCCGATGAAGGTGAATCATATATACCTACTAAGAAGAGGATATCTAGAacaattgataaaaatatcaaaattgttCCAAAACCATCTATTAAACcagatttcaaaaaaaatgcTGCTCAAACTATGGCAGAAAGATTGTCGAAGATAAGAAAGTTTCATGCATCTAAAGCAGAAAAAGATGCCATTGATGTTAATGTGACTAAAGCTTCTAAGCCAGAAATCAAGGCTATTTCATCTCCCACAATCTCTAAAGTGCGAATTGCCCATGTACCTTATGCCTCAACTTTATTAACTGCTAAGAAATCAATTGCACCTCCTATAAGTAAACCTATAATTAAAGCTTCAACTAGTTTTACATCAATACAAACAGTGAGAAAAGGTGAACAAAGGGTTGCACATGTGCCTAATGAAAAGTTCATTGACAGACCAGGAGTTTTAGAGCCATTAGGATCTAAAATCCCTGCAAATATTAGATCTacctatttaaatttaatgattgaTCAATgtctgaatatttatttatctgctGTAGATGCATATGCAAGAGCACAACATGAGGAGTTAACAACAAGTAAGAAATGTAGTACAGtaccaatttataaaaattctgCCGTCCTAGCTATAAGTAGATTAAAAAAAGAGTTACAAGAAACTAATGGTGTAAAAAAATCTGGTAATGATTGTGTAGCTTTACAAAAAGTTCCaagttctaaaaataatacaaactcCTTGGGATCATGGAGCATTGAGAGTCGAAGTAAAAAGACATATGACAATATCGAACAATATACTGGAGCTAAATTTTATAGTAACATAAAGAAATGGGTACTTACAGAAGAACAATTGCAATTAAATGGTTTTCCTAGAACTCATAGTAGTGGTGATAAGGGAAGGGCAATAATTTATGGACAAAATAAACAGAAACCTCCCAAAGGGTCTATCAGAACTTGCTGTAGATGCAAAAaagaatatacaataaataaaaaaggattcccaattattaaagaagaatGTATATACCATCCAAACAATAAGTACAGAGTTCGTGGTGAGGTAAAATACCAGTGCTGTAGTCAAGATGGTTCATCAGATGGATGTTGTGTAGCAGAAAGCCATGTCTATGAATATGTtgattttgataatttaaaaggTTTTGTAAAGACTCTTCCCCCTCAAAGAGAAATGGATAATTATGGCATATATTCATTAGACTGTGAAATGTGCTATACAACATATGGACTTGACTTAACAAGAGTAACAGTGATAAATACAGAATGTAAAGTAGTTTATGAAACATTGGTTAAACCATTACATCCAATCATAGATTATAACACTCGGTATTCTGGTATAACAGAACAGCACATGTCACAAGTAAACACAACATTGTTAGAAGTTCAAGCCACTTTACTCTCCATGTTTAACagcaaaacaatattaataggaCATAGTTTGGAATCAGATTTTAAAGcactaaaattaattcatgATACAGTTATAGATACAAGTGTTCTTTATCCTCATAAAATGGGACCTCCATTTAAAAGGGCACTAAGAAACCTTTCatctgaatatttaaaaaaaattatacagaaTTCTGTTGATGGTCATGACAGTGCAGAAGATGCAACCGTTTGTATGGAACTTCTACATTATAAGTTAAAGGAAGATCTTAAAACTAGGTga
- the LOC125052068 gene encoding coiled-coil domain-containing protein 174, producing the protein MNEHSKKTLTFNKSTLFSLKAELLKKQEEVLEKKNLPKHRLENYKPVKVLDKNKHESNNPQTLKSKLKAIDTDELEAQRKSKSALEKKAELYEHLTDNAGHSELAARFLVDFKEKKQQGITKPDVELTEVQLVEKEEKEDGDWIEFTDCLGRTRKCLKSDLDFYKKRDKELMKRMPGFEEDESDMTEKKAEHPFLVQKTKDYLQSLRQKWEEKEKELLAKDEDIHYQDILFDEARMHGVGYYAFSTDESERKKQIEQLMKEREETLKAQKQAEELRKKRDELVAARVAAAKARQRMRLGLPPEDPEDKQNEFRKCLIEFLNEKKTEADNKANEEEKRLKEEREKERQKERDAYIREWDLGKEGVDDKATKFRVMTQEEYVDKQRAKRINEFAPLEASTSRRSKFSFDTQGSKVDTQTNIKECDSTKKKTWADVRQEVRPLTPPPHEISDLNQKGLYFSSKKSENSVKYKNFVKSGDPIPIQNELSDEEDNVRRHDKRHIECHSEIAPPPTYDYYGPVPKISKYPKPFESDIRESFAQGTKSLETKSTGIHLPKHYDFTFD; encoded by the exons ATGAATGAGCACAGCAAGAAGACATTAACTTTCAATAAATCAACT ttatttagtttaaaggCAGAACTTCTTAAAAAGCAAGAAGAGGTTTTAGAAAAGAAGAATCTACCAAAGCACAGGTTGGAAAACTATAAACCTGTAAaagttttagataaaaataaacatgagtCTAACAATCCTCAGACTTTAAAAAGTAAACTGAAGGCTATTGATACTGATGAATTAGAAGCACAAAGAAAATCCaa ATCAGCACTGGAGAAGAAAGCTGAACTTTATGAACATTTGACTGATAATGCTGGGCATTCTGAGTTGGCAGCACGATTCCTTGTGGATTTTAAAGAGAAGAAACAGCAAGGGATTACAAAGCCAGACGTTGAGCTGACTGAAGTTCAATTAGTTGAAAAGGAAGAGAAAGAAGATGGTGACTg GATTGAGTTTACTGACTGTTTGGGAAGAACTAGAAAATGTCTGAAATCAGACTtggatttttacaaaaaacgtGATAAAGAACTGATGAAAAGAATGCCTGGATTCGAAGAGGATGAAAGTGATATG ACTGAAAAAAAAGCAGAGCATCCATTCCTGGTGCAGAAGACCAAAGATTACCTTCAATCTCTAAGGCAGAAATGGGAAGAGAAAGAGAAAGAATTACTGGCTAAGGACGAAGATATTCATTATCAGGATATCTTATTTGACG AGGCAAGAATGCATGGTGTTGGATACTATGCATTCAGTACAGATGAGTCTGAACGAAAAAAGCAAATAGAGCAACTGATGAAGGAAAGAGAGGAGACCCTCAAGGCCCAAAAGCAAGCTGAAGAGTTGAGGAAGAAAAGAGACGAGTTAGTTGCTGCTAGAGTTGCAGCTGCCAAGGCGAGGCAGAGAATGAGATTAGGACTTCCACCCGAAGACCCTGAAG ATAAACAGAACGAATTTAGAAAATGTCTAATTGAATTCTTAAACGAAAAGAAAACTGAAGCAGATAATAAAGCGaatgaagaagaaaaaagattAAAAGAAGAACGTGAGAAAGAACGACAAAAAGAACGAGACGCCTATATCCGCGAATGGGACTTGGGTAAAGAAGGCGTAGATGATAAAGCTACGAAATTTAGAGTAATGACACAAGAAGAATATGTTGACAAGCAGAGAGCTAAGCGAATCAATGAGTTTGCTCCACTTGAAGCATCTACATCTCGTAGATCTAAATTTTCATTTGATACTCAAGGAAGTAAAGTAGATACACAAACCAATATAAAAGAATGTGATTCAACTAAAAAGAAGACTTGGGCAGATGTTCGACAAGAAGTCAGACCACTCACTCCTCCTCCACATGAGATTAGCGATTTAAATCAAAAAGGTCTATATTTTTCATCAAAGAAATCAGAAAATTCAgtaaaatataagaattttGTTAAAAGTGGGGACCCAATTCCGATACAGAACGAATTGAGTGATGAAGAAGACAATGTGAGAAGACATGATAAACGTCATATTGAATGTCACTCGGAGATAGCGCCACCACCAACATACGACTATTATGGTCCTGTGCCCAAAATCTCGAAATATCCAAAACCTTTTGAATCCGATATAAGAGAATCATTTGCCCAAGGCACTAAAAGTCTAGAAACTAAGTCAACTGGTATACATTTACCTAAACATTATGACTTCACATTcgattaa